The following coding sequences lie in one Bacteroidota bacterium genomic window:
- a CDS encoding cytochrome C oxidase subunit IV family protein encodes MVDHTKAGAHPHPPTRVYLVVWGWLFVLSTLAYFIDIWHVPQPFKAILLIAVALMKAGLIVAYFMHLRFERLNLVYAILAPLILLLAMAAGFLPDGVSVLLNRP; translated from the coding sequence ATGGTGGATCATACGAAGGCGGGCGCACACCCCCATCCCCCCACGCGGGTGTACTTGGTGGTCTGGGGTTGGCTGTTTGTCCTGAGCACCCTAGCCTATTTCATCGACATCTGGCATGTGCCCCAGCCGTTTAAGGCGATCCTGCTTATCGCGGTGGCCCTGATGAAGGCGGGTCTTATTGTGGCCTATTTTATGCACCTGCGCTTTGAGCGGCTGAACCTGGTCTACGCCATCCTGGCCCCGTTGATCCTGCTTCTGGCCATGGCGGCGGGGTTCCTGCCTGATGGGGTGAGCGTGCTCCTCAATCGACCCTAA
- a CDS encoding SCO family protein codes for MKRNRTLWIAGGLLAAAGLILYYAIADRGRSTAELPVYGQVPDFRLINHDEQPISLADLKGRYWVAEFFFASCAGICLQMNQNMTLVQQAFRDQPDRVKIVSFTVDPERDTPEILKAYSRNWNARLEQWIFVTGPKPEIYRLARYGFRLAADEIPPQEEGGPYDFIHSSKFVLVDPQGQIRGYYDGTDRKAVETLIRDLRSLLRKDSA; via the coding sequence ATGAAGCGCAACCGGACTCTCTGGATCGCAGGCGGCCTTCTTGCGGCCGCCGGACTCATCCTGTACTACGCGATCGCCGATCGTGGTCGGTCAACCGCAGAGCTCCCCGTCTACGGACAAGTGCCCGATTTCCGGCTTATCAATCACGACGAGCAGCCGATCTCGCTAGCCGATCTTAAGGGGCGCTACTGGGTGGCGGAGTTTTTTTTCGCCTCCTGCGCCGGCATTTGCCTGCAGATGAACCAAAATATGACGCTCGTGCAACAGGCCTTTCGGGATCAGCCTGACAGGGTCAAGATCGTAAGCTTCACCGTGGACCCCGAACGGGACACCCCGGAGATCCTCAAGGCCTACTCCCGTAACTGGAACGCCCGCCTGGAGCAGTGGATCTTCGTGACCGGCCCTAAACCGGAGATCTACCGCCTGGCTCGATACGGCTTTCGGCTCGCCGCCGACGAAATCCCCCCGCAGGAAGAGGGCGGCCCCTATGATTTTATCCACTCAAGCAAATTCGTGCTCGTCGACCCCCAGGGCCAAATCCGGGGCTATTACGACGGAACGGACCGCAAGGCGGTCGAAACGCTTATCCGAGACCTCAGGAGCCTGCTGCGTAAAGACAGCGCTTAG
- the nuoE gene encoding NADH-quinone oxidoreductase subunit NuoE, whose translation MEPEYAFTAEELARIAEIRRRYPTARAALMPVLWMAQEKFGWLSREVIELVAQTLSLNPAEVYGVATFYTMYHTQACGRYVLDLCTCLSCQVLGAEDLLRHLEERLGVRDGQTTPDGLFTVRHTECLGACGSGPVLMINNRRYVHRLSQERLDQLIEELRQGRMPEFASIPLPERPWEQEASSDS comes from the coding sequence ATGGAACCGGAGTACGCTTTCACGGCCGAAGAATTGGCCCGTATTGCGGAGATCAGGCGCCGCTATCCGACGGCGCGCGCAGCGCTGATGCCCGTGCTGTGGATGGCCCAGGAGAAGTTCGGCTGGCTCTCCCGCGAGGTGATCGAGCTTGTGGCCCAGACCCTGAGCCTAAACCCAGCAGAGGTCTATGGGGTCGCCACCTTTTACACGATGTACCACACGCAAGCCTGTGGCCGATACGTGCTGGACCTCTGCACCTGCCTGAGCTGCCAAGTCCTGGGGGCTGAGGATCTATTGCGCCACTTAGAAGAGCGTCTGGGGGTGCGCGACGGGCAGACCACCCCAGATGGGCTTTTTACCGTGCGGCATACGGAATGCCTGGGCGCCTGCGGCTCCGGCCCCGTGCTTATGATCAACAACCGGCGCTACGTGCACCGGCTGAGCCAAGAACGCCTGGATCAGCTCATAGAGGAGCTGCGCCAGGGCCGCATGCCGGAGTTCGCATCCATCCCCTTGCCCGAGCGCCCATGGGAGCAGGAGGCTTCATCGGATTCGTAG
- a CDS encoding NADH-quinone oxidoreductase subunit B, which yields MSLEQALRQGFFTTRLEALARWAMSNSVFPMPMGLACCAIEMMAMAGPRYDVARFGSEVFRFSPRQSDCMIVAGWCTYKMAHAIRRIWDQMPEPKWCIAMGACASTGGMHRCYGVVQGADQFLPVDVYVPGCPPRPDAVLHAILEIQRKIRERTEPVFAFPEKE from the coding sequence ATGAGTTTAGAGCAAGCCTTGCGCCAGGGGTTTTTCACTACGCGCCTGGAGGCGCTAGCGCGGTGGGCGATGTCGAATTCGGTCTTCCCCATGCCCATGGGGCTTGCCTGCTGCGCCATCGAGATGATGGCCATGGCCGGCCCCCGCTACGACGTAGCCCGCTTCGGGAGCGAGGTCTTCCGGTTTTCCCCCCGCCAAAGCGACTGCATGATCGTGGCTGGCTGGTGCACGTACAAGATGGCGCACGCGATTCGGCGCATCTGGGATCAGATGCCTGAGCCCAAATGGTGTATCGCCATGGGCGCCTGTGCCTCCACGGGGGGCATGCACCGCTGTTACGGGGTCGTCCAAGGGGCCGATCAGTTTCTGCCCGTGGACGTATACGTGCCCGGTTGTCCTCCTAGACCGGATGCGGTCCTACATGCTATCCTGGAGATCCAACGCAAAATCCGCGAGCGTACCGAACCGGTATTTGCCTTTCCCGAAAAAGAATGA
- a CDS encoding DUF2723 domain-containing protein, with amino-acid sequence MTFDRLLYRALGGLVLLSALALYLSTMAPTASFWDCGEFIATAHGLQIPHPPGAPFYLLVGRIFSLWVPASHVALSVNLISVLASAFTVLLLYLTIGRLILLYRGQDVAFFLERSSGPVLNPAEAVATFGGAAVGAWVFAFSDSFWFNAVEAEVYAPSMLFTALVVYLALVWHTRAEERHHERWLLLIVYLFGLAIGVHLLNLLALFFVTLIYYFRRFEAYQPLESWPNWRGVALTGLVSIGFFLAIYPGIVQWLPTIADDLGLVPFSILVLGGTTAFVYWTQKQRRYALNLIALSLALLLIGYSSYALIVIRSQADPPIDQNDPETAEAFVSYLKREQYGYTPLLVGRSYDNRTGWFVDGKLFPRRWSEEPSHVQVYRQYASDWDFFWRYQVGHMYLRYFLWNFVGRDADVQDAAWTAGFARTGNEGNPGHNTYFALPLLLGLIGMAYHFMRDRRRALAVLVLFFMTGLAIILYLNQTPLQPRERDYSYVGSFFAFSIWVGIGVTGLVELLVGQLRLAWQERRALLWALSGVLLLALVPVRMLAVNYDDHDRSGNYVPPDYAYNLLNSCEPNAILFTNGDNDTFPLWYLQEVEGVRRDVRVVNLSLLNTTWYILQLKHQASRQAPPVRISFSDEQIRALAPQEWRPQTIRVPLDSAAARRIGLVRARESAPEALEWRYEGRRLDQNRSYVIVSDLLVLDIVRQNLNERPIYFATTVSRDNQAGLQQHFQLEGLAYRVVPVRTQEPLGRVIPELLEARLSGFRFRNLDNGRVYYDENARRLIDNYRNFFIALAGAYRKAGNLRQAVATLDRAQQLIPFSVIPSDGVSYLLMAQEYLQAGAQEAARTLAREAEKTIFAGIEAQIEDPSRSVQMLLFLQRLYLEMEAYEEAARLSQRLARLTGDPNYAQSPEQMRELARTLLRRDTLESDTVN; translated from the coding sequence ATGACTTTCGATCGTTTGCTATACCGGGCCCTGGGGGGGCTTGTGCTGCTCAGCGCTCTTGCGCTGTACCTGAGCACCATGGCCCCCACGGCCAGCTTTTGGGACTGCGGGGAATTCATCGCCACAGCGCACGGGCTGCAGATCCCCCATCCACCCGGGGCGCCTTTCTATCTACTTGTGGGCCGTATTTTCAGCCTCTGGGTCCCGGCCTCGCATGTGGCCCTTTCGGTTAATCTAATCAGCGTGCTGGCTAGCGCCTTTACGGTGCTGCTCCTGTATCTGACGATCGGGCGGCTCATACTACTCTACAGAGGCCAGGATGTGGCCTTTTTTTTGGAGCGATCCTCCGGGCCCGTGCTTAATCCGGCCGAGGCTGTGGCCACATTCGGGGGAGCGGCCGTAGGCGCATGGGTTTTCGCTTTCTCGGATTCGTTCTGGTTTAACGCCGTAGAGGCCGAAGTCTACGCCCCCTCGATGCTTTTTACGGCTCTGGTTGTGTACCTGGCGCTCGTTTGGCATACGCGCGCCGAAGAGCGGCATCACGAACGCTGGCTTTTGCTGATCGTCTACCTGTTTGGCCTGGCCATCGGGGTGCATCTGCTTAACCTGCTTGCGCTCTTTTTCGTTACGCTTATCTACTATTTCCGTCGTTTCGAGGCGTATCAACCCCTGGAAAGTTGGCCCAACTGGAGGGGGGTGGCCCTGACGGGTTTGGTTTCGATCGGGTTTTTCTTGGCCATCTATCCGGGCATTGTGCAATGGCTACCCACGATTGCCGACGATTTGGGCCTTGTGCCCTTCTCGATACTTGTGCTCGGCGGAACGACTGCGTTCGTCTACTGGACCCAGAAGCAGCGGCGCTACGCGCTCAATCTCATCGCTCTGTCCTTAGCGCTGCTTCTGATCGGGTACTCCAGCTACGCGTTGATCGTGATCCGCAGCCAAGCTGATCCCCCTATTGACCAGAACGACCCTGAAACGGCCGAGGCCTTTGTTAGCTACCTCAAGCGAGAACAGTATGGCTACACTCCCCTGCTTGTGGGCCGTTCCTACGATAACCGCACGGGCTGGTTCGTAGACGGCAAGCTCTTCCCTCGGCGTTGGAGCGAGGAGCCCAGTCACGTACAGGTCTACCGCCAGTACGCGAGCGACTGGGACTTCTTCTGGCGCTATCAGGTCGGGCACATGTACCTGCGCTATTTCCTCTGGAACTTCGTCGGCCGCGATGCCGACGTGCAGGACGCCGCCTGGACGGCCGGCTTTGCGCGCACCGGCAACGAGGGCAATCCGGGCCACAACACCTACTTCGCCCTTCCCTTGCTGCTGGGCCTTATCGGCATGGCCTATCATTTCATGCGCGACCGACGCCGAGCGCTGGCCGTGCTGGTGCTCTTCTTCATGACGGGTTTGGCGATCATCTTGTATCTCAACCAGACCCCCTTACAGCCCCGGGAGCGCGACTACTCCTACGTGGGAAGCTTCTTCGCCTTCTCCATCTGGGTCGGCATCGGGGTTACGGGTCTTGTGGAGCTCCTCGTAGGTCAACTTCGGCTCGCTTGGCAAGAGCGCCGGGCTCTGCTGTGGGCGCTTTCAGGGGTGCTTCTGTTGGCCCTTGTGCCCGTGCGGATGCTAGCGGTCAACTACGACGATCACGACCGAAGCGGCAACTACGTGCCCCCGGATTACGCCTACAACCTGCTCAACTCCTGCGAGCCGAACGCGATCCTGTTCACCAACGGGGACAACGACACTTTCCCTCTCTGGTATCTGCAGGAGGTCGAGGGCGTACGCCGGGACGTGCGCGTGGTGAACTTAAGCCTGCTCAATACGACCTGGTACATTTTACAGCTCAAGCATCAGGCCTCTCGGCAAGCCCCTCCGGTGCGGATCTCGTTCAGCGACGAACAGATCCGCGCCCTGGCCCCGCAGGAATGGCGGCCTCAGACGATCCGCGTACCCCTGGATTCGGCCGCCGCGCGCCGAATCGGGCTTGTGCGCGCGCGCGAGTCCGCCCCCGAGGCCCTAGAATGGCGCTACGAGGGCCGAAGGCTGGATCAGAACCGCTCCTATGTGATCGTTTCGGATCTGCTGGTGCTGGACATCGTGCGGCAAAACCTTAACGAGCGTCCGATATACTTCGCCACCACGGTATCCCGAGACAACCAGGCGGGGCTACAACAGCATTTTCAACTAGAAGGGCTGGCCTATCGGGTGGTTCCCGTGAGGACCCAAGAGCCCCTGGGGCGCGTCATCCCAGAGCTGCTGGAGGCCCGCCTGTCGGGGTTTCGGTTCCGAAACTTGGACAACGGCCGCGTCTACTACGATGAGAACGCAAGGCGGCTCATTGACAACTACCGAAACTTTTTCATCGCCCTGGCGGGGGCATATCGGAAAGCGGGCAACCTCAGGCAGGCCGTGGCCACGCTCGATCGGGCGCAGCAGCTCATCCCTTTTTCCGTTATTCCAAGCGATGGGGTTTCCTACTTACTCATGGCTCAGGAGTACCTGCAGGCGGGCGCTCAAGAGGCGGCGCGCACGCTGGCCCGCGAGGCCGAAAAGACCATTTTTGCCGGCATAGAAGCCCAGATAGAAGACCCGAGCCGATCCGTGCAGATGCTGCTCTTCTTGCAGCGGCTTTACCTGGAGATGGAGGCCTACGAAGAGGCCGCTCGGCTCAGCCAGCGCCTGGCGCGCCTGACCGGGGATCCCAACTACGCACAAAGCCCGGAGCAAATGCGTGAGTTGGCGCGTACGCTTTTAAGGCGCGACACGCTAGAGTCCGACACCGTGAATTAA
- a CDS encoding NADH-quinone oxidoreductase subunit A — MLEAYLPLLLLLLLAIGVAVFLAALSENLGIRKPNPRKLIPYESGMDPVGTTRERYSVHFYLIAMLFIVFDVEVVLLYPWAVQLRELGWPVFGAVMIFLLVVMIGDWYCYKKGVFDWDKEARERQSTEAARQQRQQAPQPQEDTLAA, encoded by the coding sequence ATGTTAGAGGCCTATCTGCCGCTGCTGCTGCTGCTGCTGCTCGCCATCGGGGTGGCGGTTTTTCTGGCCGCGCTCTCCGAAAACCTCGGCATCCGCAAACCCAACCCGCGCAAGCTCATCCCCTACGAAAGCGGGATGGACCCCGTAGGCACGACTCGGGAACGATACTCGGTGCACTTCTATCTTATCGCCATGCTCTTTATCGTCTTCGACGTCGAGGTCGTACTCCTATACCCCTGGGCTGTGCAGCTGCGTGAACTGGGATGGCCGGTGTTTGGGGCCGTGATGATCTTTCTGCTTGTGGTCATGATCGGGGACTGGTATTGCTACAAGAAAGGGGTCTTCGATTGGGATAAAGAGGCGCGCGAGCGCCAGAGCACGGAAGCGGCGCGCCAGCAGAGGCAGCAAGCCCCTCAGCCTCAGGAGGATACCCTCGCAGCCTAA
- the topA gene encoding type I DNA topoisomerase → MAVSRSLIVVESPAKAKTISKYVGERFWVKASAGHVKNLPESELGVDIEAGFLPRYVTIRGKRALLKELRELASKVEAIYLAMDPDREGEAIAWHIAEELRAAQKPIYRVLFYEITRQAVQAALQEPGQINERLVRSQQARRVMDRLVGYKISPILWKAIYKGLSAGRVQSVALRLICEREREISAFLPQEYWSLWGRFAVPGGALLGRLHRIGGELIGPPSNKKGHRHLPDQAAALQEAEAARGAGPYRIANLERKRLKRQPPPPFTTSTLQQAAANRLGFTAARTMAIAQQLYEGIELEGGEPVGLITYMRTDSTRLSAEAVEAARAYIADHFGLECLPNRPPQYAVKQGAQDAHEAIRPTDVRRDPKSIKRFLTADQYKLYELIWQRFVACQMAPAELEQVTVDIESADGRYGFRATGSIVLFRGFMLVYEEPEPEREPDEEEQGRSPFPAGLAQGQPAHLEQVEPRQHFTKPPPRYTEASLVKALEEYGIGRPSTYAVILSTLRERRYVQMEGRKFVATELGMRVNDILVQHFPDFFDVSFTARMEADLDRIASGEAEYEAILRSFYYDHLLKALEATTAQLDHIRAQQIEQTAERCPICGRMLLIRPGRYGRFYGCSGFPACRYRRPLEASTALETDRSCPRCGGGLLLYNGRYGKFYRCARFPACAHKEPYIEESAPPCPQCGQGRVVERRTQRGRRFYGCTRYPDCGFTSWDRPVAQSCPQCGHGYLLEKSRRRGSVLSCPACGAQVESAPVEASSS, encoded by the coding sequence ATGGCTGTATCCCGGTCCTTGATCGTTGTGGAATCCCCGGCTAAGGCCAAAACAATCAGCAAGTACGTGGGCGAGCGCTTTTGGGTCAAGGCCTCCGCGGGGCATGTCAAAAACCTTCCCGAATCTGAGCTCGGGGTGGATATCGAGGCTGGGTTTCTGCCGAGATACGTGACAATTCGGGGCAAGCGGGCTCTGCTCAAGGAGCTGCGCGAGCTGGCCTCAAAAGTCGAGGCCATTTACCTGGCCATGGACCCCGACCGGGAAGGAGAGGCCATCGCCTGGCATATCGCCGAGGAGCTGCGCGCCGCCCAGAAGCCGATCTACCGGGTGCTGTTCTACGAGATCACGCGTCAGGCCGTGCAGGCGGCCCTTCAGGAGCCGGGGCAGATCAACGAACGCCTGGTGCGCTCCCAGCAGGCCCGGCGCGTGATGGATCGACTCGTGGGCTATAAGATCAGCCCCATTCTATGGAAGGCCATCTATAAGGGCCTTTCGGCTGGCCGGGTGCAGTCCGTGGCGTTGCGGCTGATCTGCGAACGCGAACGCGAGATCTCGGCTTTCCTGCCGCAGGAGTACTGGAGCCTCTGGGGGCGTTTTGCCGTCCCGGGTGGAGCGCTTCTGGGCCGTCTGCACCGCATCGGGGGGGAGCTCATCGGACCGCCCAGCAACAAAAAAGGGCACCGGCACCTGCCCGATCAGGCCGCCGCGCTTCAAGAGGCCGAGGCTGCACGCGGGGCCGGACCATATCGCATCGCAAACCTTGAACGCAAACGCCTCAAACGCCAACCCCCTCCACCGTTTACGACGAGCACCCTGCAACAGGCCGCGGCCAATCGGCTCGGCTTTACGGCTGCCCGGACCATGGCCATAGCCCAGCAACTGTACGAGGGCATCGAGCTAGAGGGAGGGGAGCCCGTAGGGCTTATCACGTACATGCGCACCGACTCCACCCGGCTGAGCGCGGAGGCTGTAGAGGCCGCCAGGGCCTATATCGCCGATCATTTCGGCTTGGAGTGTCTGCCGAATCGGCCCCCTCAATACGCCGTCAAGCAGGGGGCGCAGGACGCCCATGAGGCGATCCGGCCCACGGATGTGCGGCGGGATCCGAAGTCGATCAAACGCTTTCTGACGGCCGACCAATACAAACTTTACGAGCTCATCTGGCAGCGCTTTGTGGCCTGCCAAATGGCCCCGGCCGAACTGGAGCAGGTTACGGTGGACATAGAGAGCGCCGACGGCCGCTACGGGTTTCGGGCCACGGGCTCGATCGTACTTTTCCGGGGCTTTATGCTCGTTTATGAAGAGCCTGAGCCCGAACGGGAGCCCGATGAAGAAGAACAGGGACGCTCTCCCTTCCCCGCAGGGCTGGCCCAGGGTCAGCCGGCCCACCTGGAGCAGGTAGAGCCCAGACAACACTTCACCAAACCCCCTCCCCGATACACAGAGGCAAGCCTCGTCAAGGCCCTCGAAGAGTACGGGATCGGCAGGCCGAGCACGTATGCCGTGATCTTGAGCACGCTTCGAGAGCGGCGCTACGTGCAGATGGAGGGCCGCAAGTTTGTAGCCACAGAGCTCGGCATGCGGGTAAACGACATTCTGGTGCAGCATTTTCCGGACTTTTTCGACGTCTCCTTTACCGCGCGCATGGAGGCGGATCTGGACCGGATCGCCTCCGGAGAGGCCGAATACGAGGCGATCCTGCGCTCTTTTTACTACGATCATCTGCTCAAGGCTCTTGAGGCGACCACGGCCCAACTGGATCACATCCGAGCCCAGCAGATCGAGCAGACCGCTGAGCGCTGTCCGATCTGCGGTCGGATGCTCCTCATCCGGCCCGGTCGATACGGGCGCTTTTACGGCTGTTCGGGTTTCCCCGCCTGCCGCTACAGACGCCCTCTGGAGGCCAGCACAGCCCTAGAGACGGATCGATCCTGTCCGCGCTGTGGGGGGGGGCTGCTGTTGTACAACGGCCGATACGGGAAGTTTTATCGTTGTGCGCGCTTTCCCGCCTGCGCACACAAGGAGCCCTATATAGAGGAGAGCGCTCCGCCGTGTCCCCAGTGCGGGCAGGGGCGCGTGGTGGAGCGGCGCACCCAGCGAGGTCGGCGTTTTTACGGCTGCACGCGATATCCGGATTGCGGTTTTACGAGTTGGGATCGGCCCGTAGCCCAGAGCTGTCCGCAGTGCGGACACGGATACCTGCTTGAGAAGAGCCGACGCAGGGGGTCCGTGCTCAGCTGTCCCGCTTGTGGGGCGCAGGTGGAATCCGCGCCGGTTGAGGCTTCTTCCTCCTAA
- the ybeY gene encoding rRNA maturation RNase YbeY has translation MSRVYVALAHPRIRLSRAALRTWVFYVLRAEGYEPASVGVIGVDDAYIRRLHRDYLGRDTVTDVMAFRLNEGPRVVGEVYIGLDQALRQAAHHGVDPEEELLRLLVHGLLHLCGYSDQTKAERRRMFARQEAYLQNPPPQRPPLRLVVRETRSKRSPL, from the coding sequence ATGAGTAGGGTCTATGTTGCGCTTGCACACCCGCGGATTCGCCTTTCGCGCGCCGCTCTGCGGACTTGGGTCTTTTATGTGCTGCGTGCTGAGGGCTACGAGCCCGCCTCGGTGGGTGTCATCGGGGTTGACGACGCCTACATCCGACGGCTGCACCGGGACTATTTGGGCCGGGACACGGTGACGGACGTCATGGCCTTTCGCCTCAACGAGGGCCCCAGGGTGGTGGGAGAGGTCTACATCGGGCTGGATCAGGCCCTGCGCCAGGCGGCTCACCACGGGGTGGACCCCGAGGAGGAACTCTTGCGGCTTTTGGTGCACGGGCTGTTGCACCTTTGCGGTTATAGCGATCAGACCAAGGCGGAGCGCCGGCGTATGTTCGCACGCCAGGAGGCCTACTTGCAGAACCCCCCTCCGCAGAGGCCTCCCCTGCGGCTTGTGGTGCGGGAAACCCGATCCAAGCGCTCACCGTTATAG
- a CDS encoding NADH-quinone oxidoreductase subunit C, protein MTFDDVIAHLEARFPGGIREIRRALGETTILVRTELIRDVCRVLKAELGFNYLVDIAAVDRFTEQERFEVVYNLVALAHGLRLRLKVRCEESDPVVPSITPVYPNANWHEREAWDMMGIRFAGHPDLRRIYLPEDFRYHPLRKEFPLLGIPGSLPLPEKPESPAR, encoded by the coding sequence ATGACCTTCGACGACGTTATCGCCCACCTAGAGGCGCGTTTTCCAGGCGGAATACGTGAAATCCGCCGCGCTTTGGGAGAGACCACAATCTTAGTGCGCACCGAGCTGATTCGGGACGTTTGCCGCGTGCTCAAAGCGGAGTTGGGCTTCAATTATCTGGTGGACATCGCGGCCGTGGATCGGTTCACCGAGCAGGAGCGCTTCGAGGTCGTCTACAACCTCGTCGCCCTGGCTCACGGGCTTCGGCTGCGGCTTAAAGTCCGCTGCGAGGAATCCGACCCTGTCGTGCCCAGCATCACGCCCGTATACCCCAATGCGAATTGGCATGAACGGGAAGCCTGGGACATGATGGGGATCCGTTTTGCGGGTCATCCCGATCTGCGGCGGATATATCTGCCGGAGGACTTCCGCTATCATCCCCTGCGCAAGGAATTCCCCTTGCTCGGCATCCCGGGTAGCCTACCGCTGCCGGAAAAACCCGAATCTCCAGCTCGCTGA
- the nuoD gene encoding NADH dehydrogenase (quinone) subunit D — protein MEATSQTHARLEALIEGSHLEIWREHNRALLRRLESKHSSATFIEDALSTEMILNIGPQHPATHGVLRVVARLDGEIIRSCVIDIGYLHRGIEKVAEYKTFQEFMPYTDRMDYLSPYSNNVALCLAVEKLAQIEVPERGQYIRTIACELARILAHLLWLGSMVMDSGAVSMFLWTFREREKIYDLFDLIAGARLTVSHARIGGVASDLTPEAIEAIRSFIRSFPRELRDWEKLLNKNRIWLERNEGIGVVSAERALELGLTGPNLRASGVPYDVRTFEPYLVYDRVEFDVPVRTEGDNLARYYVRMEEMRQSVRIIEQCLRQLPPGPIRNENAKLSYPHKAEVYYSMEGLIHDFMYTDWGVCPPKGAEAYAAIEAPKGELGFYIQSDGTGFPWRLKIRSPSFCNIQALESMLEGAMVSDVVVLIGGVDPVMGEADK, from the coding sequence ATGGAAGCCACCTCGCAGACACACGCCCGGCTTGAGGCCCTCATCGAAGGCAGCCACTTGGAGATCTGGCGGGAGCACAACCGGGCTCTGCTGCGGCGTCTGGAGTCAAAGCACAGCTCCGCCACGTTTATCGAGGACGCCCTCAGCACAGAGATGATCCTCAACATCGGGCCTCAGCATCCGGCCACCCATGGCGTCCTGCGCGTGGTGGCGCGACTAGATGGGGAAATCATCCGGTCCTGCGTGATCGACATCGGCTACCTGCATCGAGGCATCGAGAAGGTGGCTGAATACAAAACCTTTCAGGAGTTCATGCCCTATACGGACCGGATGGACTACCTTTCCCCCTATTCCAACAACGTGGCCCTGTGCCTGGCTGTTGAAAAGCTAGCGCAAATCGAGGTGCCCGAACGGGGCCAGTACATCCGAACCATCGCCTGCGAACTGGCGCGGATCCTGGCGCACCTACTCTGGTTGGGCTCCATGGTCATGGACTCTGGGGCCGTTTCCATGTTCTTGTGGACCTTCCGGGAGCGGGAGAAGATCTACGACCTCTTTGACCTGATCGCCGGGGCTCGCCTGACCGTATCGCACGCGCGCATAGGGGGTGTGGCTTCCGACCTGACCCCCGAGGCGATCGAGGCGATCCGCAGCTTTATCCGCAGCTTTCCGCGGGAGCTGCGCGACTGGGAAAAGCTGCTCAACAAAAACCGAATTTGGCTGGAGCGCAACGAGGGCATCGGCGTGGTCTCCGCCGAACGCGCCTTGGAGCTGGGCCTTACGGGACCCAACCTGCGCGCCTCGGGCGTGCCGTACGATGTGCGCACTTTTGAACCCTACTTGGTCTATGACCGTGTGGAGTTCGACGTGCCCGTGCGCACCGAAGGCGATAACCTAGCCCGCTACTACGTGCGCATGGAGGAGATGCGCCAATCGGTGCGCATCATCGAGCAGTGTCTGCGACAACTGCCCCCGGGTCCGATCCGCAACGAGAACGCCAAGCTCAGCTACCCCCACAAAGCCGAGGTCTACTACTCCATGGAGGGGCTCATTCACGACTTCATGTACACGGACTGGGGGGTATGCCCGCCCAAAGGGGCTGAAGCCTACGCCGCTATAGAGGCCCCTAAGGGAGAGCTGGGCTTCTACATCCAAAGCGACGGAACGGGCTTCCCCTGGAGGCTTAAAATCCGCTCCCCATCTTTCTGCAACATCCAGGCCCTAGAGTCCATGCTAGAGGGCGCCATGGTCTCCGATGTGGTCGTGCTCATCGGGGGGGTGGATCCCGTAATGGGTGAGGCAGACAAGTAG